A segment of the Gammaproteobacteria bacterium genome:
GCAAGTCAGGCTGCACCCGTTCTGCTTCCGCACGCACACCACGCGAAACTTCGACGGTATTTGCCGTCGACAACTGCTCGATGGCCAGACTCACGGCCGGTATGGCATTGGCCCGGGCAATACTGCGTTCGTTTTGCGCGCCGACTCGCACATCGGCCACTTCTGCCAGACGTACCAGCTGACCGTCAGCACCTCGACCCACGACCAGGCGACTGAAATCCTCTGCTGTCGTGTAGCCGGTATCTGTACGCAACGTGAACTCGCGCTGGCGCGACTCCAGCCGGCCGGCCGGCAGCTCGACGTTTTCTGTGCGCAGTGCAGACTCGATATCCGCTACAGTCAGGGCGTGCGCCGCCAGCGCCTCGCGGTCAATCCAGATTCGCATCGCATAGCGACGCGCGCCGGAGATACGCACTCGTGCCACACCTGCAACGGTCGAGAATCGGTCAGTTAAATAACGTTCGGCGTAGTCGGTGATCTCCAGGCCCGACATTTCATCCGAAGTCAGGTTGAGAAACATCACCGAGCGCGTGTCATTATCGACTTTAGCAATCTCCGGCGGATTGGATTCTTCCGGCAGGTTGTCAACAACGCGTGCAACCCGGTCGCGGACATCGTTGGCAGCTTCGTCAACATCCCGTTCCAGGCTGAACTCGATTCTGATATCAGATTGCTCATCGCCGCTTTGCGACGTCAGTTTTTCAATGCCTTCCAGTCCGGCAATCTGATCCTCGATAATCTGGGTGATTTTGGTCTCGACAACCTCTGCCGATGCGCCCCGGTAGGTTGTTTCAATTGAGACCACCGGTGGATCAACGTCCGGATACTGCCGTACCGGCAGGTTAGCCAGTGCCGCCAACCCAAGAATAACCAGTAATAACGACACCACGGTGGCAAACACCGGGCGACGCACCGAAATATCGGAGATGATCACCCGCCGCTTACCTGCCTTTGCAGCACCTGCACGGGTTTGCCCGGTCGGGCTTTTTGCGTGCCTTCGGTGATAACGCGCTCGCCGGCGCTCAGGCCTTCCAGCACCTCAACATCGCCGGGCCGGCGTCGCCCGGTGCGGATCTCCCGTTTTTCAACCACGTCATCCATGCCAACGACAAAAACAAACTGACGGCTCTGCTCCGGCACTACCGCCTCCTCCGGGATAGTCAGCGCCTTCACATCCTCTTTAAGCAACGTCACGGTCAAAAACATACCCGGCCGCAGTTTGCCGTCGGGGTTGGCTACCACCGCTCGCAATGTGATTGTCCGGGTTACGGGATCGACACGCGTATCGACCGACGACACCACGCCGTTGAACTGCTCGTTCAGGTAAGCCGCACTGATCGCTGACACGGTCAGACCCTCCTGCACCCTTGCCAGCACGGTTTCGGGTACAGCAAAATCCAGTTTGATCGTGTCGGTATCGTCGAGCGTTGTAATAATGGTATCCGGACCGACTAACGAACCAGGACTGATACGGCGCAGCCCGAGGCGCCCGGCAAAGGGCGCGCGCACGACTGTATCGTCAAGGCGCGATTTTGCCGCGTCGAGTAATGCGCGATCTGCATCACGGCGAGCAGTAAGCTGCTCGATTTCCGACGCCGATACTGCCTTGGATCGGAACAGTTCCTGCGCCCGGCGCAGCTGGCTACCTGAATCGACCAGTGTTGCTCTTGCCGCAGCCACGGCAGCAAGAGCCTCAGTGTTCTCCAGTTCGACCAGCACTGCCCCGGCTTCGACACGCTGCCCTTCTTCGAAGCGTATCGCAGAGACGCTTTCGACAACTTCCGGCCGGATGTCGACCGACTCATTGGCACGTGCGTTGCCCAGTGCTTCGACGGTGAGCGGGAATTGCTGGATCGCCGCTTCAGCGACCACAACGCCAGGGCCTTCAGCCGCACCAGCTGCCCGGCAGGCCAGAAAAAACAGAACTGTAAGAAATCGCCACATGCTGTTGCACAATAACCCGCAAGGTTCAGCAGTCTACACAACCGGCTGTAATCCGCCCAGCTATTGCATCTTGACGACGCCCATAGCAAAACGGCGGCCCGAAGCCGCCGTTTTTCCATCGATTTTCCGCCGCTCAGTGTCGGTGACTTTCTCACCAAGCCCGGCGCCGACC
Coding sequences within it:
- a CDS encoding efflux RND transporter periplasmic adaptor subunit, giving the protein MWRFLTVLFFLACRAAGAAEGPGVVVAEAAIQQFPLTVEALGNARANESVDIRPEVVESVSAIRFEEGQRVEAGAVLVELENTEALAAVAAARATLVDSGSQLRRAQELFRSKAVSASEIEQLTARRDADRALLDAAKSRLDDTVVRAPFAGRLGLRRISPGSLVGPDTIITTLDDTDTIKLDFAVPETVLARVQEGLTVSAISAAYLNEQFNGVVSSVDTRVDPVTRTITLRAVVANPDGKLRPGMFLTVTLLKEDVKALTIPEEAVVPEQSRQFVFVVGMDDVVEKREIRTGRRRPGDVEVLEGLSAGERVITEGTQKARPGKPVQVLQRQVSGG